One genomic segment of Streptomyces sp. NBC_00239 includes these proteins:
- a CDS encoding J-domain-containing protein, with translation MTERKPPGVSFESFVDRQIREAAERGEFSRLSGFGKPLADDAAPYDELWWIRQKMHREGVSVLPPALALRKAAEDAAEAARTAVSESQLRRILGEINTRIAEALARPPAGPPLNLTPFDVDAAAAEWRAAHPDR, from the coding sequence ATGACCGAACGCAAACCGCCCGGAGTCAGCTTCGAGTCGTTCGTGGACCGGCAGATCCGCGAGGCCGCCGAGCGCGGCGAGTTCTCCCGGCTGTCCGGTTTCGGCAAGCCGCTCGCGGACGATGCCGCGCCGTACGACGAGCTGTGGTGGATCAGGCAGAAGATGCACCGCGAGGGAGTCTCGGTGCTGCCACCGGCCCTGGCCCTGCGCAAGGCGGCCGAGGACGCGGCGGAGGCCGCCCGTACGGCCGTCTCCGAGTCGCAGCTCCGCCGCATCCTGGGCGAGATCAACACCAGGATCGCCGAGGCCCTGGCCCGCCCGCCGGCCGGACCCCCGCTGAACCTGACGCCGTTCGACGTGGACGCGGCGGCCGCGGAGTGGCGGGCGGCGCATCCGGACCGGTAA
- a CDS encoding putative leader peptide encodes MRTLRLAGRLLPAFTSRRHIDLLRTSSAICRPA; translated from the coding sequence GTGCGAACACTGCGTCTTGCGGGCCGCCTGCTGCCCGCGTTCACCAGCCGCCGGCACATCGACCTGCTCCGTACGTCCAGCGCCATCTGTCGGCCTGCCTGA
- a CDS encoding aliphatic sulfonate ABC transporter substrate-binding protein: MSAARPVTLLRALAVTAALPLLLTACGYGSDAKKDDDKTNVAATGGKKLSADSVRIGYFPNLTHATALVGIKEGLIQKELGATTIKAQTFNAGPSEIEALNGGSLDIGFIGPSPSINAYVKSKGSNLRIVSGAASGGVKLVVNPDKIKTLDDLKGKKIATPQKGNTQDVAFLNWIGEKGWTVDPESGKGDVSVVRTDNKVTPDAYKSGSIDGAWVPEPTASKLVAEGAKVLLDETSLWPDKKFVITNVIVSQTFLKDHPDVVEAVLTGTVKTNAWITANPDQAKAAANAALKELSGKALKPEVIDPAWKSIQVTDDPLAATLKTQSAWAVKAGLIKEPELAGIYDLTLLNKVLKAAGKPAVPDAGLGAK, from the coding sequence ATGTCTGCCGCAAGACCGGTCACCCTCCTGCGCGCCCTCGCCGTCACCGCCGCGCTGCCCCTCCTGCTGACGGCCTGCGGCTACGGCTCGGACGCGAAGAAGGACGACGACAAGACCAACGTCGCGGCCACCGGCGGCAAGAAGCTCTCCGCCGACTCGGTGCGGATCGGCTACTTCCCGAACCTCACCCACGCCACCGCACTGGTCGGCATCAAGGAAGGCCTGATCCAGAAGGAACTCGGCGCCACCACCATCAAGGCCCAGACCTTCAACGCCGGCCCCTCCGAGATCGAGGCGCTCAACGGCGGCTCTCTGGACATCGGGTTCATCGGCCCCTCGCCCTCCATCAACGCCTACGTCAAGTCCAAGGGCAGCAACCTGCGGATCGTCTCCGGCGCCGCCTCCGGCGGCGTCAAGCTCGTCGTGAACCCCGACAAGATCAAAACCCTCGACGACCTCAAGGGCAAGAAGATCGCCACCCCCCAGAAGGGGAACACCCAGGACGTCGCCTTCCTCAACTGGATCGGCGAGAAGGGCTGGACGGTCGACCCCGAAAGCGGCAAGGGCGACGTCTCCGTCGTCCGCACCGACAACAAGGTCACCCCCGACGCCTACAAGTCCGGCTCCATCGACGGCGCCTGGGTCCCCGAACCCACCGCCTCCAAGCTCGTCGCCGAAGGCGCCAAGGTCCTCCTCGACGAAACCAGCCTGTGGCCCGACAAGAAGTTCGTCATCACGAACGTCATCGTGTCCCAGACCTTCCTCAAGGACCACCCCGACGTCGTCGAAGCCGTCCTGACCGGCACCGTGAAGACCAACGCCTGGATCACCGCCAACCCCGACCAGGCCAAGGCCGCCGCCAACGCCGCCCTCAAGGAACTCAGCGGCAAGGCACTCAAGCCCGAGGTCATCGACCCCGCCTGGAAGAGCATCCAGGTCACCGACGACCCCCTCGCCGCCACCCTCAAGACCCAGTCCGCATGGGCCGTCAAGGCCGGACTCATCAAGGAACCCGAACTCGCCGGGATCTACGACCTCACCCTCCTCAACAAGGTCCTCAAGGCCGCCGGCAAGCCCGCCGTCCCCGACGCCGGCCTCGGCGCCAAGTAA
- a CDS encoding phospholipase D family protein — MRYADWLLTANERGNAATRLDRRHPDGSAWSEGNRVRALVHGATYFAELLAGIRAMRAGDLLLFTDWRGDPDERLDGPGTEIGAVLRAAAQRGVVVKGLLWRSHLDGLHFSEAENRHLGEEIEEGGGECLLDLRVRPGGSHHQKLVVLRHPGRPERDVAYVGGIDLCHNRNDDATHRGDRQSLPMARAYGPHPPWHDVQLALRGPAVGDLEAVFRERWQDPAPLSRSPLIRLRERMHAEDTRADALPPQTADPAPCGTHTVQVLRTYPNRLLYGYPFAPDGEFSIARGYTKALRRARTLIYLEDQYLWSPRVVDSFARALSAHRRLRLISVIPTVPEQDGWLTRPMNLIGRITALRELRRAGGDRVAVYGLENPAGTPVYVHAKVCVIDDVWASVGSDNINLRSWTHDSELGCVVLDRTRDTRAPSDPAGLGDGVRDFARELRLELMREHLDAEVDPEAEAEAGPGERARDALCDPEDAFDAFREAAAALDAWYEGGCRGPRPPGRLRRYAPPELPAVQRALATPLHHVLVDPDGRPWGLRRRKAF; from the coding sequence GTGAGATACGCAGACTGGCTGCTGACAGCCAACGAACGGGGCAATGCCGCGACGCGCCTGGACCGGCGCCACCCGGACGGGTCGGCCTGGTCGGAGGGCAACCGCGTACGGGCCCTGGTGCACGGCGCGACGTACTTCGCGGAGCTGCTGGCCGGGATCCGCGCGATGCGGGCCGGCGACCTGCTCCTGTTCACCGACTGGCGCGGCGACCCCGACGAGCGGCTGGACGGACCCGGCACCGAGATCGGCGCCGTCCTGCGCGCGGCGGCGCAGCGCGGCGTCGTCGTCAAGGGGCTGCTGTGGCGCTCGCACCTGGACGGCCTCCACTTCAGCGAAGCGGAGAACCGCCACCTCGGCGAGGAGATCGAGGAGGGGGGCGGCGAGTGCCTGCTCGACCTGCGGGTACGGCCCGGCGGGTCACACCACCAGAAGCTGGTGGTGCTGCGCCACCCCGGTCGCCCCGAGCGGGACGTCGCCTACGTCGGCGGCATCGACCTCTGCCACAACCGCAACGACGACGCCACCCACCGCGGAGACCGCCAGTCGCTGCCCATGGCCCGTGCGTACGGGCCGCACCCGCCGTGGCACGACGTCCAGCTCGCGCTGCGCGGACCGGCCGTCGGCGACCTCGAAGCCGTGTTCCGCGAGCGCTGGCAGGACCCGGCGCCACTCAGCCGCAGCCCCTTGATCCGCTTGCGGGAACGGATGCACGCGGAGGACACCAGAGCGGACGCGCTGCCGCCGCAGACCGCCGATCCGGCACCCTGCGGCACGCACACCGTGCAGGTGCTGCGCACGTACCCGAACCGTCTGCTGTACGGATACCCCTTCGCCCCCGACGGCGAGTTCAGCATCGCCCGGGGCTACACGAAGGCGCTGCGCCGGGCCCGGACCCTGATCTACCTGGAGGACCAGTACCTGTGGTCCCCCCGCGTGGTGGACTCCTTCGCCCGGGCGCTGAGCGCGCACCGGCGGCTGCGGCTGATCAGCGTCATCCCCACGGTCCCGGAGCAGGACGGGTGGCTCACCCGCCCGATGAACCTGATCGGGCGGATCACGGCCCTGCGCGAACTGCGCCGCGCCGGCGGCGACCGGGTCGCGGTCTACGGCCTGGAGAACCCCGCCGGAACCCCCGTCTACGTGCACGCCAAGGTGTGCGTGATCGACGACGTGTGGGCGTCCGTCGGCTCCGACAACATCAACCTCCGTTCCTGGACGCACGATTCGGAACTCGGCTGCGTCGTCCTCGACCGGACCCGGGACACGCGCGCCCCGTCCGACCCGGCAGGCCTCGGCGACGGTGTGCGCGACTTCGCCCGCGAGCTGCGCCTGGAACTCATGCGCGAGCACCTGGACGCAGAAGTGGACCCGGAGGCGGAGGCGGAGGCCGGACCGGGGGAGCGGGCGCGGGACGCGCTGTGTGACCCCGAGGACGCGTTCGACGCGTTCCGGGAGGCGGCCGCCGCCCTGGACGCCTGGTACGAGGGCGGCTGCCGCGGTCCACGGCCGCCGGGCCGGCTGCGGCGGTACGCCCCGCCCGAGCTGCCCGCGGTGCAGCGGGCCCTCGCGACCCCGCTGCACCACGTCCTGGTCGACCCGGACGGACGCCCGTGGGGGCTGCGCCGCCGCAAGGCCTTCTGA
- a CDS encoding hemerythrin domain-containing protein: protein MAGAAKDEDVVAVILKDHRTMEDLFRRMRSVEADRAGALEKFSALLIAHGEAEESQVYGALKRFRNVDNEEVEHGTEEHAEGNKALLALLEVDEVGSETWDSRLEDLAKAVSHHLDEEERTILNDARENVPDERRAELGAAFLREREKHLSSDCGRIENVRRIVGE from the coding sequence ATGGCAGGTGCGGCGAAGGACGAGGACGTCGTGGCGGTGATCCTCAAGGACCATCGCACGATGGAGGACCTGTTCCGACGGATGCGGAGCGTCGAGGCCGACCGGGCAGGGGCACTGGAGAAGTTCTCGGCCCTGCTCATCGCACACGGCGAGGCGGAGGAATCCCAGGTATACGGCGCGCTCAAACGATTCCGGAACGTCGACAACGAGGAAGTGGAGCACGGCACGGAGGAACACGCCGAGGGCAACAAGGCGCTGCTGGCTCTGCTGGAGGTGGACGAGGTCGGCTCCGAGACGTGGGACTCGCGGCTGGAGGACCTGGCCAAGGCGGTCTCGCACCACCTCGACGAGGAGGAGCGCACGATCCTCAACGACGCCCGGGAGAACGTCCCCGACGAGCGGCGGGCGGAACTGGGCGCCGCGTTCCTGCGGGAACGCGAGAAGCACCTGTCGTCCGACTGCGGCCGGATCGAGAACGTACGCAGGATCGTCGGCGAGTGA
- a CDS encoding NAD(P)H-dependent oxidoreductase encodes MKTLIVHAHPEPKSLNSSLKDLAVSTLEAAGHEVRVSDLYAMNWKAVVDAADYGPHASSPLKVALDSGRAFRAGTLTPDVLAEQEKLLWADTVVFQFPMWWYTMPAILKGWVDRVFTHRFAYGVGEHSATKYGERFGEGTLAGRKALLSVTVGGPESHYAARGINGPIDDLLFPIQHGILYHTGIEALPPFVLHGTDRMTEEEYADVAKAWEQRLHTLESTEPIAFRRQNFGDYEIPSLQLKEGLEPAGRTGFGLHVRGDEGAGGLASGVADTRG; translated from the coding sequence GTGAAGACGCTGATCGTCCACGCCCACCCCGAGCCGAAGTCGCTCAACAGCTCATTGAAGGACCTCGCCGTGTCCACGCTGGAGGCAGCCGGGCACGAGGTACGGGTGAGCGACCTGTACGCGATGAACTGGAAGGCGGTCGTGGACGCCGCGGACTACGGTCCCCACGCGTCGAGTCCGCTGAAGGTCGCGCTGGACTCGGGCCGGGCCTTCAGGGCCGGGACGCTCACCCCGGACGTCCTCGCCGAGCAGGAGAAGCTGCTGTGGGCCGACACGGTCGTCTTCCAGTTCCCGATGTGGTGGTACACGATGCCCGCGATCCTCAAGGGCTGGGTGGACCGGGTGTTCACCCACCGCTTCGCGTACGGCGTCGGCGAGCACAGCGCCACCAAGTACGGCGAGCGCTTCGGCGAAGGGACCCTCGCGGGCCGGAAGGCCCTGCTGTCGGTGACCGTCGGCGGCCCGGAGTCGCATTACGCCGCGCGCGGGATCAACGGCCCCATCGACGACCTGCTGTTCCCGATCCAGCACGGCATCCTCTACCACACGGGCATCGAGGCGCTGCCGCCGTTCGTGCTGCACGGCACCGACCGGATGACCGAAGAGGAGTACGCGGACGTCGCGAAGGCCTGGGAACAGCGGCTGCACACCCTGGAGTCGACCGAGCCGATCGCGTTCCGGCGGCAGAACTTCGGTGACTACGAGATCCCCTCGCTGCAGCTGAAGGAGGGCCTGGAGCCCGCGGGCCGCACGGGATTCGGCCTGCACGTGCGCGGGGACGAGGGCGCGGGCGGGCTCGCGAGCGGGGTCGCGGACACCCGCGGCTGA
- a CDS encoding RrF2 family transcriptional regulator encodes MRISARADYAVRAALQLAASQDDGPLKAEAIADAQDIPHKFLEGILNDMRRGGLVLSQRGGNGGYRLAKPARSISIADVIRVVDGPLVSVRGVRPPDLSYTGPAQSLLPLWIALRSNVREILEGVTLADVASHELPAGVSALTRVPDAWTNP; translated from the coding sequence ATGCGGATCTCAGCCAGGGCGGACTACGCGGTACGGGCCGCACTGCAGCTCGCCGCGTCACAGGACGACGGCCCGCTCAAGGCCGAGGCCATCGCCGACGCCCAGGACATCCCGCACAAGTTCCTCGAGGGCATCCTCAACGACATGCGGCGGGGCGGTCTGGTGCTCAGCCAGCGCGGCGGCAACGGCGGCTACCGGCTGGCCAAGCCCGCCCGGTCCATCAGCATCGCCGATGTGATCCGGGTCGTGGACGGGCCCCTCGTGTCGGTCCGCGGGGTCAGGCCTCCGGACCTGTCGTACACCGGCCCCGCGCAGTCGCTCCTCCCCCTGTGGATCGCACTGCGGTCCAACGTGCGCGAGATCCTCGAAGGTGTGACGCTCGCCGACGTCGCGTCGCACGAGCTGCCGGCCGGCGTGTCCGCGCTGACCCGCGTTCCCGACGCCTGGACCAATCCCTGA
- a CDS encoding ATP-binding protein has translation MPVRSTLHLVLDGRRAAAEARHAALGFLTAPEQGRPALEPFAVDSALLVISELVTNAVRHTPGPCALDLRLRPDGVDIDVTDPSSAEPKPRQPGRQGEGGWGWHLVNRLGTDIRIRHHGVGYGKTVHVRVPSCGAHSA, from the coding sequence ATGCCTGTCCGATCGACACTGCATCTGGTGCTGGACGGCCGGCGCGCGGCCGCCGAGGCCCGGCACGCGGCCCTGGGCTTCCTCACGGCGCCCGAGCAGGGCCGGCCGGCACTCGAGCCGTTCGCGGTGGACTCCGCCCTGCTGGTGATCAGCGAACTCGTCACCAACGCCGTGCGCCACACGCCCGGCCCGTGTGCGCTGGACCTGCGGCTGCGGCCCGACGGCGTCGACATCGACGTCACGGACCCGAGCAGCGCGGAGCCGAAGCCCCGACAGCCCGGCCGTCAGGGCGAGGGCGGGTGGGGCTGGCACCTGGTCAACCGCCTCGGGACCGACATACGGATCCGCCACCACGGCGTGGGGTACGGCAAGACCGTCCACGTCCGCGTCCCCTCGTGCGGAGCGCACTCCGCATGA
- a CDS encoding helix-turn-helix transcriptional regulator, with protein MDDLAGFLRTRRSRVDPAAVGITADSRRRVEGLRREEVAHLSGVSVDYYVRLEQGRATQPSEQVLDALAGVLGLDETERGHLHRLARQRRRRAKAPGGRVRPEVLRVLDLVVGAPALIMDHRLDVLAGNRLAGLLYGRPMPGLNTARHIFLEEAERGLYADWENCTLDVVGHLRLAAGKYPDDRRLASLIGELAMGSERFRRLWARADVRARSHGRKGYRHPLVGLLELHQENFALPDASGMELLVLSAAPGSPAEDGLRLLAGLGAADAEGRPTANGRPEDQPVEPVNAAMVPRGVHPSGPEGSPPLKR; from the coding sequence ATGGACGATCTTGCGGGCTTCCTGCGGACCCGGCGCTCCCGGGTCGATCCGGCCGCCGTCGGCATCACCGCCGACAGCCGGCGCCGGGTCGAAGGGCTGCGCCGCGAAGAGGTCGCGCACCTGTCCGGAGTCAGCGTCGACTACTACGTACGCCTGGAGCAGGGTCGCGCGACCCAGCCCTCCGAGCAGGTCCTCGACGCGCTCGCCGGCGTCCTGGGCCTCGACGAGACCGAACGCGGGCACCTCCACCGGCTCGCCCGGCAGCGCCGCCGCCGTGCGAAGGCGCCGGGCGGGAGGGTCCGGCCGGAGGTGCTGCGGGTCCTGGACCTGGTCGTCGGCGCACCCGCGCTGATCATGGACCACCGCCTCGACGTGCTCGCCGGGAACCGCCTCGCCGGGCTCCTGTACGGCCGGCCGATGCCTGGCCTGAACACCGCCCGGCACATCTTCCTGGAGGAGGCCGAGCGCGGCCTCTACGCGGACTGGGAGAACTGCACCCTCGACGTGGTCGGGCACCTGCGCCTGGCCGCCGGCAAATATCCCGACGACCGCCGACTGGCCTCGCTCATCGGCGAGTTGGCGATGGGCAGCGAGCGCTTCCGGCGGCTGTGGGCCCGCGCGGACGTGCGCGCCCGCTCCCACGGACGCAAGGGCTACCGGCACCCGCTGGTCGGACTGCTGGAACTGCACCAGGAGAACTTCGCGCTGCCGGACGCGTCGGGCATGGAACTGCTGGTGCTGTCCGCCGCCCCCGGCAGCCCCGCCGAGGACGGACTGCGCCTCCTCGCGGGCCTGGGCGCGGCCGACGCCGAAGGGCGACCCACGGCGAACGGCCGGCCCGAGGATCAGCCCGTGGAGCCCGTGAACGCCGCGATGGTGCCGAGGGGAGTCCATCCGTCGGGGCCGGAGGGGTCGCCGCCGTTGAAGAGGTAG
- a CDS encoding ArsR/SmtB family transcription factor, with product MVSEEQRRVLDPEQDAAALKALAHPLRIRLLGILRQDGPATASELAVATGESSASTSYHLRVLAKHAFIAEAEHRDGRERRWQAVHAVTSWSNGAMEASPVSRTWLSVSRRAQIEHLGASLVRHEADMADGRLGPEWVEPAGISDLMPRLTPESLTELWDALNGKLDELTARDAGDPRAAQVVLLAAGLPLAPRTPGAEQEAAESGAQRQAAAPARPDSEDAS from the coding sequence ATGGTCAGCGAAGAACAACGACGCGTACTCGATCCCGAGCAGGACGCGGCAGCCCTGAAGGCGCTCGCGCACCCGCTGCGCATCCGGCTGCTCGGCATCCTGCGGCAGGACGGCCCGGCCACCGCCAGCGAACTCGCGGTCGCCACCGGGGAGTCGTCCGCATCCACCAGCTATCACCTGCGGGTCCTGGCCAAGCACGCGTTCATCGCCGAGGCCGAGCACCGTGACGGGCGCGAGCGCCGCTGGCAGGCGGTCCACGCCGTGACCTCCTGGAGCAACGGGGCCATGGAAGCCTCTCCGGTCAGCCGCACCTGGCTCAGCGTCTCGCGCCGGGCCCAGATCGAGCACCTGGGGGCTTCTCTCGTCCGGCACGAGGCCGACATGGCCGACGGACGGCTGGGACCGGAGTGGGTGGAGCCGGCCGGGATCAGCGACCTGATGCCCCGCCTGACCCCCGAGTCGCTCACCGAACTCTGGGACGCGCTGAACGGCAAGCTGGACGAACTGACCGCCCGCGATGCCGGCGACCCGCGCGCCGCACAGGTCGTCCTCCTCGCCGCCGGGCTGCCGCTGGCGCCGCGCACCCCCGGAGCGGAGCAGGAAGCCGCCGAATCCGGAGCACAGCGGCAAGCTGCCGCCCCCGCGCGGCCGGACAGCGAGGACGCGTCGTGA
- a CDS encoding acyl-CoA dehydrogenase — MPTTPSTAGARSAGRRRALLRTARDVADDLAADAIARDQAGRPPTDERARLREAGLLASLTPPGPDRGADWRTGCAVIREVAAADSSVGAVLARHYVHAWSGRFYASHHHATALEEASVDEQWLWTGAIRTPAADGGIDGPDLTLRPRTAGHVLDGRRSVDTAVAVADQIVVDAVCVVTGDVLVVRIPLGARGVSVEPARDRLGQRVAGAGEVVLDRVAVAPGQVLGRRPDDDESTAPFTALAEPALRLALCHVALGIAEGALTEARDLSRGGHAHRLPGEDPDLFLTYGELASAAHTATAVVDRATDVMAQALDTGAHLDPEEPAAVAALVATAETVTSKAALHITTRVLELADAPGLDRFWRNARVLTAHRPAAHRLRSIGEHYLNGSQRTVGAAAFH, encoded by the coding sequence GTGCCGACCACCCCGAGCACGGCCGGTGCGCGTTCCGCCGGCCGGCGCCGCGCGCTCCTGCGTACCGCCCGTGACGTGGCGGACGACCTCGCCGCGGACGCCATCGCCCGCGACCAGGCGGGCCGGCCTCCGACCGACGAGCGGGCCCGGCTGCGCGAGGCCGGCCTGCTGGCGTCCCTCACTCCGCCGGGTCCGGACCGCGGGGCCGACTGGCGTACCGGATGCGCCGTCATACGGGAGGTCGCCGCGGCGGACAGTTCCGTCGGCGCCGTACTCGCCCGCCACTACGTCCACGCGTGGAGCGGCCGGTTCTACGCGAGTCACCACCACGCGACCGCGCTCGAGGAGGCGTCGGTGGACGAGCAGTGGCTGTGGACCGGGGCGATCCGCACCCCTGCGGCCGACGGCGGCATCGACGGACCGGACCTCACGCTGCGGCCGCGGACCGCCGGCCACGTGCTGGACGGGCGCCGCTCCGTGGACACGGCGGTGGCCGTCGCCGACCAGATCGTGGTGGACGCCGTCTGCGTCGTGACCGGTGACGTCCTGGTCGTACGCATCCCGCTCGGCGCGCGGGGCGTGAGCGTCGAGCCCGCCCGCGACCGCCTCGGGCAGCGCGTCGCCGGCGCCGGCGAGGTCGTCCTCGACCGGGTGGCCGTCGCGCCGGGACAGGTGCTGGGCCGCCGGCCGGACGACGACGAGTCGACCGCGCCCTTCACCGCGCTCGCCGAGCCCGCGCTGCGGCTCGCGCTGTGCCACGTCGCCCTCGGCATCGCCGAGGGCGCCCTCACCGAAGCGCGCGACCTCAGCAGGGGCGGCCACGCGCACCGGCTGCCCGGCGAGGACCCGGACCTCTTCCTGACGTACGGGGAACTCGCCTCGGCCGCACACACGGCCACGGCCGTCGTCGACCGGGCGACGGACGTGATGGCGCAGGCCCTCGACACCGGTGCGCACCTGGATCCGGAGGAGCCCGCGGCCGTCGCCGCGCTGGTCGCCACGGCCGAGACGGTGACGTCGAAGGCCGCCCTGCACATCACCACCCGGGTGCTGGAACTCGCCGACGCACCCGGCCTGGACCGCTTCTGGCGCAACGCGCGCGTCCTCACGGCCCACCGGCCGGCCGCGCACCGCCTGCGCTCCATCGGCGAGCACTACCTCAACGGCTCCCAGCGCACGGTGGGAGCCGCCGCCTTCCACTGA
- a CDS encoding MFS transporter, whose translation MTKAPGISAARRRYVTVCALFWFPLGLTIAPAILLFTERGMTLAAIAGFFAAHSLTAAALELPTGGLSDVLGRRVVLAAAGLLNMAALTLQGLGTAPWLLGLGMALMGAGRALSSGPAEAWYVDTVHAHSGPDADLRTGLARGSSATSAALAAGTLLGGALPWLLGRGPDLGARLSEATSGLVLPLSVPLLLGAAVEVAFVLYVLTALPEPPRPAATLRTVLRGVPAAVAGGLRLGGRDVLVRRVFLSAAAAGSALATIELLTPGRAAALTGASESGAVLFAALACAGFVCAGLGSHFAPLTARLAGGGERAVMVSLGAAACGLLLLCATTASTGAVAVVLAAAGYGLVYLGLGAAGPNENDILHRRVAAAGRATALSVQSLALQLVGALTGLTVGVLPSGPLPWLLGGAALLAGALLWARRSGPTAPIAAEDAATAEDPAARPRVPEAATGTSPG comes from the coding sequence GTGACCAAGGCGCCGGGCATATCCGCCGCACGCCGCCGCTACGTCACGGTCTGCGCGCTCTTCTGGTTCCCGCTGGGCCTCACCATCGCCCCCGCGATCCTGCTCTTCACCGAACGCGGCATGACCCTGGCAGCCATCGCCGGCTTCTTCGCCGCGCACTCCCTCACCGCGGCGGCACTCGAACTGCCCACCGGAGGCCTCTCCGACGTGCTGGGACGCCGTGTCGTCCTGGCCGCGGCCGGCCTCCTGAACATGGCCGCCCTGACCCTCCAGGGTCTGGGCACCGCCCCCTGGCTGCTCGGCCTGGGCATGGCCCTGATGGGTGCGGGCCGCGCCCTGTCCAGCGGCCCCGCCGAAGCCTGGTACGTCGACACCGTCCACGCGCACTCCGGCCCCGACGCCGACCTGCGTACCGGCCTGGCCCGGGGCTCCTCGGCGACCTCCGCCGCGCTCGCCGCCGGCACCCTGCTCGGCGGCGCCCTGCCCTGGCTGCTCGGGCGCGGCCCCGACCTCGGCGCCCGGCTGAGCGAAGCCACCTCCGGGCTGGTGCTGCCCCTCTCCGTCCCGCTGCTGCTCGGCGCGGCGGTCGAAGTCGCCTTCGTGCTGTACGTCCTGACCGCCCTGCCCGAACCTCCCCGGCCGGCGGCCACGCTGCGCACGGTACTGCGAGGCGTCCCCGCCGCCGTCGCCGGCGGGCTGCGCCTGGGCGGCCGCGACGTGCTGGTCCGCCGGGTGTTCCTCAGCGCCGCGGCCGCGGGCAGTGCCCTGGCCACGATCGAACTGCTCACCCCGGGCCGCGCCGCGGCCCTCACGGGCGCGTCGGAGTCCGGGGCGGTGCTCTTCGCCGCACTCGCCTGCGCCGGATTCGTCTGTGCGGGTCTGGGCAGCCACTTCGCACCGCTGACCGCCCGGCTCGCGGGCGGCGGCGAGCGCGCGGTGATGGTGAGCCTCGGCGCCGCCGCGTGCGGCCTGCTCCTGCTCTGCGCCACCACGGCGTCCACCGGAGCGGTCGCCGTGGTCCTCGCGGCTGCGGGCTACGGCCTGGTCTACCTGGGGCTCGGCGCGGCAGGACCGAACGAGAACGACATCCTGCACCGCCGGGTCGCCGCTGCGGGCCGTGCCACCGCACTGTCCGTCCAGTCCCTCGCCCTGCAACTGGTGGGCGCCCTCACCGGGTTGACCGTCGGCGTCCTCCCGTCGGGCCCACTGCCCTGGCTCCTGGGAGGCGCCGCCCTGCTGGCGGGAGCACTCCTGTGGGCCCGCCGCAGCGGGCCCACGGCCCCCATCGCGGCCGAGGACGCGGCCACGGCCGAGGACCCGGCCGCGCGGCCGCGCGTGCCCGAGGCAGCCACCGGTACCTCACCCGGGTGA